One genomic region from Populus nigra chromosome 8, ddPopNigr1.1, whole genome shotgun sequence encodes:
- the LOC133702050 gene encoding endoglucanase 25-like yields the protein MYGRDPWGGPLEINAADSATDDDRSRNLNDLDRAALSRPLDETQQSWLLGPAEQKKKKKYVDLGCIIVSRKIFVWTVGSIVAAGLLVGLITLIVKTVPRHHHSHAPADNYTLALHKALMFFNAQRSGKLPKHNNVSWRGSSCLGDGKGKQGSFYKDLVGGYYDAGDAIKFHFPASFSMTMLSWSVIEYSAKYEAAGELNHVKELIKWGADYFLKTFNSSADTIDRIVAQVGSGDTSGGSTTPNDHYCWMRPEDIDYDRPVTECSSCSDLAAEMAAALASASIVFKDNKAYSQKLVHGAKTLFKFARDQRGRYSASGSEAAIFYNSTSYWDEFIWGGAWLYYATGNNSYLQLATMPGLAKHAGAFWGGPDYGVLSWDNKLAGAQLLLSRLRLFLSPGYPYEEILRTFHNQTSIIMCSYLPIFTKFNRTKGGLIELNHGRPQPLQYVVNAAFLATLFSDYLEAADTPGWYCGPNFYSTDVLRDFAKTQIDYILGKNPRKMSYIVGFGNHYPKHLHHRGASIPKNKIRYNCKGGWKWRDTSKPNPNTLVGAMVAGPDRHDGFHDVRTNYNYTEPTIAGNAGLVAALVALSGDKTTGIDKNTIFSAVPPMFPTPPPPPAPWKP from the exons ATGTACGGAAGAGATCCATGGGGAGGACCCCTGGAGATAAATGCAGCAGATTCAGCAACAGATGATGACAGGAGCAGGAACTTGAATGACTTAGACAGGGCAGCTCTGTCAAGGCCATTGGATGAGACTCAGCAGAGTTGGTTGCTGGGTCCAGCtgagcaaaagaagaagaagaaatatgtGGATCTGGGCTGTATCATTGTTAGTCGCAAGATCTTTGTGTGGACTGTTGGGAGTATCGTTGCTGCTGGTCTCTTGGTTGGTCTTATTACTCTTATTGTTAAAACTGTGCCTCGCCATCATCACTCTCATGCTCCAGCTGATAACTACACTCTTGCTCTACATAAGGCACTCATGTTCTTCAATGCTCAAAGAT CGGGAAAGCTTCCGAAGCATAACAACGTGTCATGGAGGGGAAGCTCGTGTTTGGGCGATGGGAAAGGTAAACAAGGTAGTTTTTACAAAGATCTGGTGGGTGGATATTATGATGCTGGGGATGCAATAAAGTTCCACTTCCCTGCTTCTTTTTCCATGACAATGTTGAGCTGGAGTGTTATTGAATATAGTGCGAAATATGAAGCTGCTGGTGAGCTtaaccatgtcaaagaacttaTAAAGTGGGGAGCTGACTACTTTCTGAAGACATTTAATAGTTCTGCTGATACCATCGACAGGATAGTTGCACAG GTTGGCTCGGGGGATACTTCTGGTGGGAGTACCACTCCAAACGATCATTATTGCTGGATGCGTCCTGAGGACATTGATTACGACAGACCTGTAACTGAATGCAGCTCCTGCTCTGATCTTGCTGCAGAAATGGCTGCTGCCTTAGCTTCTGCATCTATCGTTTTCAAAGATAACAAGGCCTACTCTCAGAAGCTTGTTCATGGTGCCAAAACTCTCTTTAAATTTGCAAGGGACCAGCGAGGTAGATACAGTGCAAGTGGTTCAGAAGCCGCCATTTTCTATAATTCAACTAGTTACTGGGATGAATTTATTTGGGGTGGAGCTTGGCTATATTATGCAACTGGAAATAATTCCTATCTTCAACTTGCTACAATGCCTGGCTTAGCAAAGCATGCCGGTGCATTTTGGGGAGGGCCAGACTATGGTGTGCTTAGCTGGGACAACAAGCTTGCTGGTGCTCAG CTACTTTTGAGCCGCCTAAGATTGTTCTTGAGCCCTGGTTATCCATATGAAGAAATACTGAGGACATTTCACAACCAGACCAGTATAATCATGTGCTCATATCTGCCAATTTTCACGAAGTTTAATAGAACAAAAG GAGGCTTGATCGAGTTAAACCATGGAAGGCCTCAGCCCCTTCAGTATGTCGTCAACGCTGCCTTCCTAGCAACCCTATTTAGTGATTATCTTGAAGCTGCTGATACACCTGGATGGTATTGTGGACCAAATTTCTACTCTACTGATGTGTTGCGTGATTTCGCCAAGACTCAA ATTGATTACATCCTGGGCAAAAATCCTCGTAAAATGAGCTATATTGTGGGTTTTGGTAATCATTACCCAAAACATCTCCACCATAGAGGTGCATCTATCCCTAAGAACAAGATCAGGTATAACTGTAAAGGAGGATGGAAATGGAGGGACACCTCGAAGCCAAACCCAAATACACTTGTTGGAGCCATGGTTGCTGGCCCTGACCGGCATGATGGTTTCCATGATGTTCGCACCAACTATAATTATACAGAGCCAACGATTGCTGGAAATGCAGGATTAGTTGCAGCACTTGTGGCCTTGTCTGGTGACAAAACTACTGGGATTGACAAGAACACAATATTCTCTGCAGTTCCCCCAATGTTTCCaactcctccaccaccaccagcacctTGGAAACCATGA
- the LOC133701763 gene encoding uncharacterized protein LOC133701763 — MLARCSRAAASHFFHQLRKNNNSKDAAFKFISHQSYAKAATAAAMAASPILSSQKVFPSNSVVNLDKMFRSKPCSLALAPDSPLRIEEPEYEGIRRFVLKLLLFYSKQSKSIRGANVVYRRIVSQVDRPAIYEVFNLEKTFKMTFSLLVLHMWLCLRRLKQEGKEGVEFGQYIYEIYNHDVELRVSKAGVNLLLTKWMKELEKILYGNIVAYDAAMLPEAKPDELPKVIWRNVFSDDGTSEPDDTASQAIQAMARYVRHEASCLSLTDKEAMFSGNFMFTSLENLSSHARR; from the exons ATGTTAGCAAGATGCAGCAGAGCAGCTGCTTCTCATTTCTTTCATCAACTCAGAAAGAACAACAACAGTAAAGATGCtgcctttaaatttatttcacacCAAAGCTATGCCAAGGCTGCCACAGCGGCAGCAATGGCAGCTTCTCCAATTCTCTCGTCACAGAAGGTTTTCCCCAGCAATTCAGTG GTGAATTTGGATAAAATGTTTCGGTCTAAGCCTTGTTCTTTGGCTTTGGCTCCGGACTCTCCACTCAGAATCGAAGAGCCAGAGTATGAGGGAATTAGGCGTTTTGTGCTCAAGTTGTTGCTGTTTTATAGTAAACAAAGTAAGTCTATTCGAGGAGCTAATGTGGTGTACCGACGAATTGTGTCACAAGTAGATAGACCTGCCATTTATGAAG TATTCAACTTGGAGAAGACATTTAAAATGACATTCTCATTGCTTGTACTCCACATGTGGCTTTGCTTACGTCGATTGAAACAAGAGGGAAAAGAAGGTGTTGAATTCGGGCAATACATATACGAGATTTACAATCATGATGTGGAGTTGAGAGTATCTAAAGCAGGG GTTAACTTGCTTCTGACCAAATGGATGAAAGAATTGGAGAAAATATTATATGGAAATATTGTTGCTTATGACGCTGCCATGCTTCCCGAGGCTAAACCAGATGAGCTTCCAAAGGTGATATGGAG GAATGTCTTTTCAGATGATGGTACAAGTGAGCCAGATGATACTGCATCACAGGCTATTCAG GCAATGGCCAGGTATGTGCGCCATGAAGCTAGTTGTCTTTCCTTAACTG ACAAAGAAGCAATGTTTTCTGGGAATTTCATGTTCACCTCCTTGGAGAACCTGTCATCTCATGCTAGAAGATAA
- the LOC133700583 gene encoding uncharacterized protein LOC133700583 yields MAETAVESRKDSGKLEHNVREDSEYVRLVISDEPRVGDFDISQVQSRARIKAFIRWIKALIWCLVIATLVLVFLKWGVSFLFDKVLLPMMEWEATAFGRPVLSLVLTASLALFPVFLIPSGPSMWLAGMIFGYGIGFVIIMVGTTIGMVLPYLIGLVFRDRIHQWLKRWPQKASMIRLAGEGSWFHQFKVVAIFRVSPFPYTIFNYAIVVTSMRFWPYLWGSVSGMVPEAFIYIYSGRLIRTFADVKYGNYHLTTVEIIYNIISFIIAIVTTVAFTIYAKRALKELERAEATEEVPPSHQESHEMGKLPLERPKRAGLSSFSL; encoded by the exons ATGGCAGAGACAGCGGTGGAGTCGCGAAAAGACAGTGGAAAGTTGGAGCACAATGTTAGGGAAGATAGCGAATATGTTAGGCTTGTTATATCTGACGAACCAAGAGTTGGTGACTTCGACATTTCACAAGTTCAATCGAGAGCGAGGATTAAAGCTTTCATACGGTGGATCAAAGCTTTAATTTGGTGCCTTGTTATTGCCACATTAgttcttgttttcttgaaatggggtgtttcatttctttttgaCAAG GTTCTCTTGCCAATGATGGAATGGGAAGCAACTGCCTTTGGCCGTCCGGTCCTCTCCCTTGTGCTTACTGCTTCTCTTGCCTTGTTCCCAGTGTTCCTAATTCCTTCCGGTCCTTCCATGTGGTTGGCTGGGATGATCTTTGGATATGGTATTGGTTTCGTGATAATCATGGTTGGAACCACTATTGGGATGGTCCTGCCCTATTTGATCGGGCTAGTTTTCCGTGATCGCATCCAT CAATGGTTGAAGAGATGGCCCCAGAAAGCTTCTATGATTAGACTTGCTGGGGAGGGAAGCTGGTTCCATCAATTTAAAGTGGTTGCCATCTTTAGGGTTTCACCATTTCCCTACACAATTTTCAACTATGCAATAGTGGTAACAAGTATGAGATTTTGGCCCTACTTATGGGGTTCAGTTTCCGGAATGGTACCAGAAGCTTTTATCTACATATACAG TGGTAGGTTAATAAGGACATTTGCTGATGTGAAGTATGGGAACTATCACTTGACTACTGTGGAAATAATATACAACATCATCTCCTTCATCATTGCAATTGTTACTACTGTTGCCTTTACTATTTATGCGAAACGAGCTCTGAAGGAGCTTGAAAGGGCAGAGGCTACTGAAGAAGTTCCACCCTCCCACCAAGAAAGTCATGAGATGGGAAAGCTTCCACTTGAAAGACCTAAGCGTGCAGGTTTGTCATCTTTTTCATTATAG